The genomic segment CGACGACCCCGCCGATGACCGTGCCGGACCCGGTGCGGGCGAAGAGCTTGACGAAGCCCTCGCTGACGCCCTGCATCTTGGCCCGGGGGTTGGTCGCCAGCGGCAGCATGACGGACACGCCCTGCGCCTCGCCCGAGTCGATCTGCGCCTGGGTCCAGCCGACCGTCGCGATCTCGGGCGAGGTGAAGATGTTGCTCGACACCGTCTTGAGCGACAGCGGGCGGACGGCGTCACCCAGCAGGTGCCGCATGGCGATCCGGCCCTGCATGGCGGCCACGGAGGCCAGCGCGAACACGCCGGTGCAGTCGCCCGCCGCGTAGACCCCGGGCACCGAGGTGCGCGAGACCCGGTCGACGGCGATGTGGCCGGACGGGCTGGTCTCGACGCCGACCTCCTCCAGGCCGAGCCCGGCCGTGCTGGGGATCGACCCGACGGCCACGAGGCAGTGGCTGCCGGTGACGGTCCGCCCGTCGGCCAGGGTGACGACGACGCCGTCGCCGTCGCGCCGGACGGTCTCGGCGCGGGCGCGCGACACGACCTCCATGCCGCGGCGGCGGAACGCCTCCTCCAGCACCTCGGCGGCGTCGGCGTCCTCGCCCGGCAGCACCCGGTCGCGGCTGGACACCAGGACGACCTCGGAGCCGAGGGCGAGGTAGGCGGAGGCGAACTCGGCGCCCGTGACGCCGGAGCCCACGACGACGAGCCGGGTGGGCAGCTCCTCCAGGTCGTACAGCTGGCGCCAGTCGAGGATGCGCTCCCCGTCGGGCATGGACGACTCGAGCCGCCGGGGCGTCGCGCCGACGGCGAGCAGGACCGCGTCGGCCTCGAGCACGCGGGTGCTGCCGTCGGGGGCGGTGACCTCGACGTCGGGGCTGCCGTGGCTGCCCTGGGCGCCCTCCACGAGCCGCCCGGTGCCGGGCACGAGGGTGACGCCGACCGCCGAGAGCGAGGCCATGATGTCGGCGGACTGGGCGTGGGCGAGCTTCTTCACGCGGTCGTTGACGACCCCCAGGTCGACGCCGACGTGCTCGCCGGAGGCGACGCCGGCGTACCGGACGCCGAGCTCGGAGCTGCCGTCGACCTGCGTCATCACCTCGCTGGTGGCGATCAGGGTCTTGCTGGGCACGCAGTCGGTGAGGACGGCGGACCCGCCCATGCCGTCGCTGTCGACGACCGTGACGTCGCCGCCGAGCTGGGCGGCGACGAGCGCAGCCTCGTACCCGCCGGGCCCGCCGCCGACGACGACGACCCGCTGGCGCGGCCGGGTCGGCGTCGCCGGCACCGGGCTCGTGCTGGGGGCGGCCTCGGCGGCCGTCGTGGTGCCCGACGGGTCCGGGGCGGCAGCGGAGGAGGGGGTGCCGGAGGAGGTGCCGGTGCTGCCGGCGACCTCGTCGGCGGGCGGGGTGTCGGGCGCCCCGGTCGTGACGTCCTCGGTGAGGCCGGTGGGCTGGTCCGGGGTGGGGACCGTCGTGCTGTCGGCAGGGGTGACGGGGCTGGTCGCGTCGCTCACGAGGACCAGTGTCCCAGGGAGCCGGTCCCGCTACCCTCCCCAGGTGCTCTATGCGGCCTATGCGGGCAACCTCGACCCCGACCGCATGGCCGAGCGCGCCCCCCGCTCGCCCGTCCTGTCCAGCGGCTGGCTGCTCGGCTGGCGCCTGACGTTCGGCGGCGAGGAGCACGGCTGGGACGGCGCGATGCCCACCGTCGTCGAGGCGCCGGACTCCCCGGACGCGGCCGTCTACGTCGTGCTCTACGAGCTCGCCAAGGAGGACGACGCCCTGCTCGACGAGTGGGAGGGCGCGGAGTCCGGGCTGTTCGCCCGCCTCACGGTGCGGGTGCAGACCCTCGAGGGCGAGCTGCCCGCGTTCCTCTACGTGCTCGAGGCCTACGAGGGCGGCCTGCCCTCGGCCGCGACGCTGGGGATGCTCGCCGACGCGGCCGAGGCGGGCGGAGCACCGACGGACTACGTCGCGGAGCTGCGGTCCCGGCCCTGCCGCTCGCTCGGCTGACCGCCCCCGCCCTCCGTACCGCCCCCGTCCTCCGTACCGCGCCCGACGGTCGCACCGCTCCCGCCGGGGGCCCGCGCCACGACGGCCGCCGCGCCCCCGTCTCGGGCCTTGAACACGACCACGAAAG from the Aquipuribacter hungaricus genome contains:
- a CDS encoding NAD(P)H-quinone dehydrogenase, whose amino-acid sequence is MPATPTRPRQRVVVVGGGPGGYEAALVAAQLGGDVTVVDSDGMGGSAVLTDCVPSKTLIATSEVMTQVDGSSELGVRYAGVASGEHVGVDLGVVNDRVKKLAHAQSADIMASLSAVGVTLVPGTGRLVEGAQGSHGSPDVEVTAPDGSTRVLEADAVLLAVGATPRRLESSMPDGERILDWRQLYDLEELPTRLVVVGSGVTGAEFASAYLALGSEVVLVSSRDRVLPGEDADAAEVLEEAFRRRGMEVVSRARAETVRRDGDGVVVTLADGRTVTGSHCLVAVGSIPSTAGLGLEEVGVETSPSGHIAVDRVSRTSVPGVYAAGDCTGVFALASVAAMQGRIAMRHLLGDAVRPLSLKTVSSNIFTSPEIATVGWTQAQIDSGEAQGVSVMLPLATNPRAKMQGVSEGFVKLFARTGSGTVIGGVVVGPRASELIFPVTLAVEHRLTVDDVARSFTVYPSLSGSIAEAARRLHPSPIG
- a CDS encoding gamma-glutamylcyclotransferase, which encodes MLYAAYAGNLDPDRMAERAPRSPVLSSGWLLGWRLTFGGEEHGWDGAMPTVVEAPDSPDAAVYVVLYELAKEDDALLDEWEGAESGLFARLTVRVQTLEGELPAFLYVLEAYEGGLPSAATLGMLADAAEAGGAPTDYVAELRSRPCRSLG